From the bacterium genome, one window contains:
- a CDS encoding heavy-metal-associated domain-containing protein has protein sequence MLETITLHPSRIGCPSIPGTMKGIVSSLPGVSSVEVRYEERALDVTFDSGVTTPETIMKTIGAELGLRMEVGEAGGSKIESPAETCPM, from the coding sequence ATGTTGGAAACAATCACCCTCCATCCCTCCCGCATCGGCTGTCCGTCGATACCGGGAACTATGAAAGGCATCGTCTCTTCGCTCCCGGGCGTTTCGAGCGTCGAGGTACGTTACGAAGAGCGTGCGCTTGACGTCACGTTCGATTCGGGAGTCACGACGCCGGAGACAATTATGAAAACAATCGGTGCCGAGCTCGGACTTCGAATGGAGGTTGGTGAGGCAGGAGGGTCAAAGATCGAATCTCCTGCGGAAACGTGTCCTATGTAG
- a CDS encoding heavy-metal-associated domain-containing protein, whose translation METLTLHIEGMHCGSCAVGIQMLTSGMDGVKSATVNYEGKSGVFEIDPSKVTKDALVKAIAELGYNAN comes from the coding sequence ATGGAAACACTTACCTTACACATAGAAGGTATGCACTGCGGCAGTTGCGCCGTGGGCATCCAGATGCTCACCTCCGGAATGGACGGCGTCAAATCGGCTACGGTGAACTACGAGGGCAAGAGCGGCGTTTTTGAAATAGACCCGTCAAAGGTCACGAAGGATGCCCTCGTCAAAGCCATTGCCGAGCTTGGCTACAATGCGAACTGA